The following is a genomic window from Daphnia magna isolate NIES linkage group LG4, ASM2063170v1.1, whole genome shotgun sequence.
TTGTCCTATTGGGACTCGTTTGTTTAGATGCACATACAAAGTATTGACCAATGTTTCAAGTCTGCTAAGGGTCATTGGGGTATAGGGTTCCACCGAATTCAATCCATTTTCTCTGAAGGCCTCGATTAAATTCCAAACATCAATTAAGTGAACTGAAAAGGTATCAAAATGGAGTTAAGTGGAGATTATGAAATTTACTAATTATCTTACGGTGAGTTCTACGCTGAATGAACCTAAATTTGACAGCTGTCCGATAAGAGGCTAGGCGAATGACATCAAAATTTTGTGTGTGGATATCATTTGCCAGGTCTAATTTAtctaatttgttttgttccatACTGGCTATAAGTCTTTTCACGCGTCCAGCAATTAATTTTAACTTGCAAGAAATAGTTAATTGTACTGATTGCTGTCGAAGCTCAACAACTTCGCAGTAACACCGCTAAGCCGAACTTGACGCCCGGGCGACGTAGAACTAGCTGTTTTAGCAAAACAGCACGGGCACCGTAAAAGCATAGAAAATGCAGCACATGCAAAAACATATAAAAGCTCGATCAGCTGTTTGGAATGCTTGTGCTGCAGGCAACCTTCTGGCTGTTGTTGATACTAAACAGACGAGCCCATAACATGTGTTATGTGTACACCAAGACAGCACAGGCACTCGTCTAGAAAGACCAGATGATTAATTTTCCAAACGTGATTACTTTAGTTGAACGTACAGCATGCTGGTCGATTAGTAAACACGAGTGGCAGAttaatataaatttttaatgtCAGTGAATTTTCGACGAGTCAGATTTCAGCGGATCCATCGTTTCTGCAAATAGGTGGTAATGTACAGCCATAAAGTGAAAcgatttttttaagtaaaaaaatacaacgTCAATTAAggaaaagtaaaaactttAATTTATCAGCTTCTTATTATATATGTGCATTTGTTCAAAAACATTCAAGGGCATTTTCTTAAGTAGATTACTATAAAGGCAGCGGAAAAGCCGAGCGTGCTTAATTTCCTAACTACTTGTGAGCATTACTGATTTGTTCTAACATTCCGAAGAATATTGATTACCTTTTATATTGTATTTATATCCATACCACTCTGAACACGCCGACTTCCTTCCGGGACTCCATAAAGGTGTCCCAGAAACGGTCCTCAATGGCTATAAGTAGATACCACCGAAGTGGTTACACTCACTGCCTGCTTCACGCTCAGAAGCCAGCGTCGTTACTCGTCATCGTGGATTGAAAGGAGACATGTTTCTGGTGGGAAACAAGTCAAGATATACTACAGAAATGATCCTGTGAAGTATGATCTTAATGAATAAATTGATTCACACATGTATATGAAGTTTCCATAAAGCCAAACAGCTTTGGCGTTATCACTAGTACTTTTAACGAAATCTTGAaactttctttcatttttactaCCCATATTCCGATTTTATAAGTTAATAAACAATGTTCGGAGTAGTGTTCATTTACGATAATGACCCTAATACCCAGCACTACTTGTATAAATGTGAAAAGAGTATCTGTATTTGAGAACGATTTAACAATCCAAGAAAGATCCATGCTATGTTGCCAAATCCACAATTTGAAAGTCGCGCGGCATTTTCAAATCGGCCTTGCTTGAAACTTGAAACCACCTCGTGCataagaatgaaaataaaatatgttttCTTATCCCCTGCCTAGTTTTGTGTGAACAGAGAAGAGCTATTATTGGGAACGtttcagaatttaaaaaattcactCTAAATTTGTTAGGGTAAATCAAATGCACGTCCACGATGAGCTCAGACGTATTTCGTCTAGACGCATTTGTCTATAATGGCCGTTCATATCCACGAAGATATCCGTTGTCTCATTAGGCTTAAATACTAATCCTCCAATCAAACTTTAGTGTGTGTTGATAGTAAAACAGCTTACTGTCTGATTCGTAATTGAGAAGCTGATAGTACATTGACTACTAATAAATGTAGTGACGTTCGCGAATAACGTCATTAGAAGATCTAGCGTTTAAAATTTCGGGGATTTTTTACTGTTTTGCCGAATGATTGCTAGACCCTAGACGTTCCAGTTTATCTCCACATCTTTTGTAGCCTTGTAGCTCTAAGTAATCTTTCTTTGTAAAATaaagtagcagacgaaaaataaGGAAACAGTGAGCACAGTGATTGAGCGATCATATAATATGTCATGAATGTTTGGACTTTCACTGACTGTCTTGATATTTTCCGAGGACTTCGGGCTACAATCATCATTGCACTATTGCTCCATCTTCACTGACCCGATTTCCTATGAAACCATTCTTTAGGATTAGGCTAGTGAAGCGGTAATACTATCAGCAGTGCCTCGTATGCTATGTATAAACACTCACAATTTGTTGCTGAAATCACCCTTTTTGGCTTTTTTATAACATTTTGCATTTTAGATCCATCATCTCCCTAATGCAGATTATAGGGCTCATCCTTTTTATTCTCTACATATGTGTGCCATTGTCATTCCGCTTCATGCCGGCTTTCCAGAGGCATCTGGTGTTCCTGCCATATTGTAATAATGctatttaatttattaatgtttggttttttaacTGGATTTAAACTTTTCCTAGTACGATGGCCAGTGGGGGTAGACTTTGGTGACCCTAGTTCAGAAGGATTGAATGGAGCACGCAATCTCTATTTGGAGACTGATGCAGATGTTAAAGTGGGAGTCTGGTAGTACTATTTCTGATAAAAAACATCTTAAGATTTTTACACTCTGTATGTATCTATAATCTTATCATCAGGCATGTCTTACCAGAATCTTTAATtgatgtgaaatttgaaacagCTGAAGAAGCACTTGGTGTAGGAAATCCAATTATCCTCTACCTACATGGCAATTCTGGATCTAGGGCTGGCAGTCATCGTATTGAACTTTACAAAATTCTACAGTCATTGAACTATCATGTCATCACTATGGACTATAGAGGTTTCCACACATAGTCAACAGCTTCTTGGTTTCCCTTATTGAATAATTGGATACTTTAAGGTTATGCTGACTCCACTTTAACTTATATGTCTGAGGACGGAGCAGTCACCGACGCAACTGCAGTATATGACTATATAAAAAAGTACTCCAAAGATTCTATGATTGTTGTATGGGGCCATTCCCTTGGTACTGGGTAAGCATTCATATAGCAATAGTATAGAATGTTAACAAGTGGaataatcaataaaaattctcCATAGTGTGGCTTCAAGAACAGTGCGTCAGCTGTGCGATGATAAACGATCACCAAACCGGTTAATCTTAGAATCTCCCTTTAACAACCTTCGGGATGAAATCCGGAATCACCCGCTATCTTATGTAGGTTGAGAGGTACAGTATTTAAGAAGCTCTGGTATcatatttaattttctatttcttttagaTATTCAGACCTATTCCTGCATTTGATTGGTTCTTCACCGAGCCCCTAGTTGCCAATAATCTTGCCTTCGACAGCGATAAACATATTGCTCGCATTGACTGCCCGATTCTTATTCTGCATGCTCAGGATGACGCAGTGATTCCCATTATTCTCGCCAAAAAGGTAGTCGCTTTTTAGCATGGAAATGTATTTGTTTGGTTGAAGTTATTTCATTCAATTGTTTGTTAGCTTTATGAAGAGGCATTGAACAGCCGACCTGCAGGATGGCCTCCTGTGCAATTTATCGAATTCCACCAAGACTTTGGCTATGCTCATAAGTACATTTGCAGAGCGCCAGAATTACCATCCATTATTCAGTAACttatctatttttctttcctctataattttatttactctaaatgtctttttcttttaaacagtGAGTATATCGATTCAGGCTTAGACAGCCGGAAATCCGGGAGCCAACTAATCGTCTAGATAACATCGTATGAGCCTTCCCTTCGCGTTGGATTTCATTTTCTGGTTTGTCAAAATTTAAAGTTGACGGGCGGCTGATTTTACTGCCGTAacagattattatttttgtttgtttggggGAGGGAGCCGAAATGAGATTATCCTAATCGAGTGCAACCTGGAACTATGCAATGCATTAAATACTACCATGACATTGATGTGCCTCACATCCTGTTCTCTCCGGGTGAATCGAAACGGGTCCGTTTGTTTTAATCATCATGTCTTCTTGCCGTTTTAGCAGTAACCGTTCTCTCCGTACAAGTGTCCGTTGTTTCCCCAATATTTCTCCTAGTCTGCATCCAAATGAAATTATACATTCCCAACACTGTACACCAGACGTACCGTTGAATCACCAccgtcatttaaaaaaaggtatAAATAACAAATGTCCTTGAACATTGTATTGCAAACAATCACTAAAGCCAACAGCGCACGAAACTGATAAGGACCACTAAACACAAAGTTGTGATGTTTTGATCTAAACTATACTTgaatatttagttttttagtCCTAAGTCACCGGAATGCATCATTTAGTTCTCGCAGCCGTTGTTATCATTACTATAATATACGTAGTGCTTCCATTAATATTCCGATACTCTGCAGCTTTTCAACGGCAACTCGTTTTTTTGCCCTATACTAGTAAGACGAAACAAGTTGTTACTtagcagaatttttttaaattgtctgATATTCAACAGTAGGTTTGCGATGGCCAATCAAAGTGAATTATAGCCAACCGAAAATACACGGATTACAAGGGACGAGGAATTTCTACCTTCCTACAGCGCCCAAAGTACATGTGGGTGTCTGGTAAAGAATAAGTCTAAAGCTAAAGCTTTCTAGTTCTTAATTCTATGGTTCACTTTAAGGCATGTCTTACCTCGAGACCTGGTTGACACATTTTCTGAAAACACTGAAACATCTTTAGCTAATGGCAATCCGATCGTGTTGTACTTACATGGGAATTCCGGCTCTAGAGCCACCGGCCATCGTGTGGAACTCTATAAACTCTTGCAATTTCATAACTATCACGTCATAGCTTTCGATTATCGGGGTAAGTTTACATTCACTTGCACATGTTACGGTTGCATTGACGTGTCCCTAGGTTTTGCTGATTCTTCGCAAGTTTTGATGTCAGAAAAC
Proteins encoded in this region:
- the LOC116921644 gene encoding lysophosphatidylserine lipase ABHD12 isoform X2, whose translation is MSSCRFSSNRSLRTSVRCFPNISPSLHPNEIIHSQHCTPDVPLNHHRHLKKGLRWPIKVNYSQPKIHGLQGTRNFYLPTAPKVHVGVWHVLPRDLVDTFSENTETSLANGNPIVLYLHGNSGSRATGHRVELYKLLQFHNYHVIAFDYRGKFTFTCTCYGCIDVSLGFADSSQVLMSENVATIDAIRVYEYIRLFSGKSTVIVWGHSLGSAVAIKMVASLCAVKQSPDRLILESPFNNIRDVFRNHPLTLIYRPLSVVDRFFTERLETNNVAFDSDVHIAGVECPTLILHARDDRIVPIFLTRKLYEAGFKSRPTNAAALQFIEFPPDLHCGHECIYSAPQLPSIIQQLVDLDGF
- the LOC116921644 gene encoding lysophosphatidylserine lipase ABHD12 isoform X1, which gives rise to MSSCRFSSNRSLRTSVRCFPNISPSLHPNEIIHSQHCTPDVPLNHHRHLKKVGLRWPIKVNYSQPKIHGLQGTRNFYLPTAPKVHVGVWHVLPRDLVDTFSENTETSLANGNPIVLYLHGNSGSRATGHRVELYKLLQFHNYHVIAFDYRGKFTFTCTCYGCIDVSLGFADSSQVLMSENVATIDAIRVYEYIRLFSGKSTVIVWGHSLGSAVAIKMVASLCAVKQSPDRLILESPFNNIRDVFRNHPLTLIYRPLSVVDRFFTERLETNNVAFDSDVHIAGVECPTLILHARDDRIVPIFLTRKLYEAGFKSRPTNAAALQFIEFPPDLHCGHECIYSAPQLPSIIQQLVDLDGF
- the LOC116921642 gene encoding lysophosphatidylserine lipase ABHD12-like isoform X3, which encodes MEHAISIWRLMQMLKWESGSTISDKKHLKIFTLSEEALGVGNPIILYLHGNSGSRAGSHRIELYKILQSLNYHVITMDYRGYADSTLTYMSEDGAVTDATAVYDYIKKYSKDSMIVVWGHSLGTGVASRTVRQLCDDKRSPNRLILESPFNNLRDEIRNHPLSYIFRPIPAFDWFFTEPLVANNLAFDSDKHIARIDCPILILHAQDDAVIPIILAKKLYEEALNSRPAGWPPVQFIEFHQDFGYAHKYICRAPELPSIIHEYIDSGLDSRKSGSQLIV
- the LOC116921642 gene encoding lysophosphatidylserine lipase ABHD12-like isoform X2 is translated as MQIIGLILFILYICVPLSFRFMPAFQRHLVFLPYLRWPVGVDFGDPSSEGLNGARNLYLETDADVKVGVWHVLPESLIDVKFETAEEALGVGNPIILYLHGNSGSRAGSHRIELYKILQSLNYHVITMDYRGYADSTLTYMSEDGAVTDATAVYDYIKKYSKDSMIVVWGHSLGTGVASRTVRQLCDDKRSPNRLILESPFNNLRDEIRNHPLSYIFRPIPAFDWFFTEPLVANNLAFDSDKHIARIDCPILILHAQDDAVIPIILAKKLYEEALNSRPAGWPPVQFIEFHQDFGYAHKYICRAPELPSIIHEYIDSGLDSRKSGSQLIV
- the LOC116921642 gene encoding lysophosphatidylserine lipase ABHD12-like isoform X1, translated to MKPFFRIRLVKRSIISLMQIIGLILFILYICVPLSFRFMPAFQRHLVFLPYLRWPVGVDFGDPSSEGLNGARNLYLETDADVKVGVWHVLPESLIDVKFETAEEALGVGNPIILYLHGNSGSRAGSHRIELYKILQSLNYHVITMDYRGYADSTLTYMSEDGAVTDATAVYDYIKKYSKDSMIVVWGHSLGTGVASRTVRQLCDDKRSPNRLILESPFNNLRDEIRNHPLSYIFRPIPAFDWFFTEPLVANNLAFDSDKHIARIDCPILILHAQDDAVIPIILAKKLYEEALNSRPAGWPPVQFIEFHQDFGYAHKYICRAPELPSIIHEYIDSGLDSRKSGSQLIV